The Streptomyces sp. NBC_01591 genome window below encodes:
- the ku gene encoding non-homologous end joining protein Ku — protein MPRPLWTGAISFGLVTIPIKVVSATEDRSVHFHQVHLEDMGRVRTRKVCEIEDEVVPQEEIGKGYEVAKDQLVAVTDEELDEMPLPTAKAIEIVAFVDADSIDPIRISDSYYLAIDGQVAAKPYTLLRKALERSDKVAVAKFAWHNRERLGLLRVREDAIVLHAMRWPDEIRSPESLKPKDVDLDDDEIERAVQLTDTMALDDISGFRDEYRDALEELIEAKAEGTELPEPAEGEERESGKVVDLMAALNASVKAAKESRGEHGGQDATVHTMQPRKKTAAKKKAAPARKTTAKKTTATKKRTAKKTTTKKRSAS, from the coding sequence ATGCCGCGGCCCTTGTGGACCGGAGCCATTTCTTTTGGCCTGGTTACCATCCCGATCAAGGTCGTCAGCGCGACCGAAGACCGCTCGGTTCATTTCCACCAGGTCCATCTGGAGGACATGGGCCGGGTCCGAACCCGCAAGGTCTGTGAGATCGAGGACGAGGTCGTGCCGCAGGAGGAGATCGGCAAGGGCTACGAGGTCGCCAAGGACCAACTCGTCGCGGTCACCGATGAAGAGCTCGACGAGATGCCGCTGCCGACCGCGAAGGCGATCGAGATTGTGGCGTTCGTCGATGCCGACAGCATCGACCCGATCCGGATCAGCGACAGCTACTACCTCGCGATCGACGGACAAGTCGCAGCCAAGCCCTACACGTTGCTCCGCAAGGCGCTGGAGCGGTCCGACAAGGTCGCCGTCGCCAAATTCGCGTGGCACAACCGCGAAAGGCTCGGGCTGCTCCGGGTGCGCGAGGACGCGATCGTGCTGCACGCGATGCGATGGCCCGACGAGATCCGCAGCCCCGAGTCCCTCAAGCCGAAGGACGTCGACCTGGACGACGACGAGATCGAGCGGGCCGTCCAGCTCACCGACACCATGGCCCTCGACGACATCTCCGGCTTCCGGGACGAGTACCGCGACGCCCTGGAGGAACTGATCGAGGCGAAGGCGGAAGGCACGGAGCTCCCGGAGCCGGCCGAGGGCGAGGAACGGGAATCCGGGAAGGTCGTCGACCTTATGGCGGCCCTGAACGCCTCAGTCAAGGCAGCCAAGGAATCGCGCGGCGAGCACGGCGGCCAGGACGCCACTGTGCACACGATGCAGCCCCGCAAGAAGACCGCGGCCAAGAAGAAGGCCGCCCCGGCCAGGAAGACCACCGCGAAGAAGACCACAGCCACGAAGAAGCGCACGGCGAAGAAGACCACCACGAAGAAGCGCAGCGCGTCCTGA